One genomic region from Nostoc sphaeroides encodes:
- a CDS encoding type II toxin-antitoxin system RelE/ParE family toxin: MEEKRIPAQFYQNENGTEPVRDWLKDLDKEDRKLIGADIKTVEIGWPIGMPTCRPMGKGLFEVRTNLPQGRKARVLFCIYDEKMILLNGFIKKTQKTPQKELELALERKQKLEAQR, from the coding sequence ATGGAAGAAAAACGAATTCCTGCACAGTTCTATCAAAACGAAAATGGTACAGAACCTGTTCGTGATTGGTTAAAGGACTTAGACAAAGAAGACCGAAAATTAATTGGTGCTGATATTAAAACAGTAGAAATTGGATGGCCAATTGGGATGCCAACTTGCCGTCCAATGGGTAAAGGTCTATTTGAGGTACGTACAAATTTACCTCAAGGTCGAAAAGCTCGTGTGTTGTTTTGCATTTATGACGAAAAAATGATTCTTCTCAATGGGTTTATCAAAAAAACTCAGAAAACTCCACAAAAAGAATTGGAGTTAGCCTTAGAACGCAAGCAAAAACTGGAGGC